The proteins below come from a single Fusarium verticillioides 7600 chromosome 3, whole genome shotgun sequence genomic window:
- a CDS encoding ubiquitin-conjugating enzyme E2 W, whose protein sequence is MAGATRDRRLVKELGKIHKDGMPPGITLIERNDSVAGDWFVDIQVLDDNPLYKNQVYRLKFHFPKMYPIEPPEVTFDKQTDRPIPMHPHIYSNGIICLDLLGQQGWSPVQSVSSVCMSIQSMLTSNDKNERPPGDEDFVRGNKQRPRDIEFLYHDNTV, encoded by the exons ATGGCTGGAGCTACGCGGGATAGGCGTCTGGTCAAGGAGCTGGGCAAG ATTCATAAGGATGGAATGCCCCCTGGTATCACATTGATAGAACGCAACGACAGTGTTGCTGGCGACTGGTTTGTTGATATCCAGGTTCTCGACGACAATCCGCTTTACAAGAACCAAGTCTACCGCCTCAAGTTCCATTTCCCCAAGATGTATCCCATAG AGCCCCCTGAGGTCACTTTTGACAAGCAAACTGATCGGCCCATTCCCATGCATCCTCACATATACTCCAACGGCATCATCTGTCTCGATCTTCTAGGTCAACAGGGCTGGAGTCCCGTCCAAAGCGTTTCGAGCGTCTGCATGAGCATCCAAAGTATGTTGACGAGCAACGACAAAAACGAGCGACCTCCCGGCGATGAGGACTTTGTGCGAGGCAATAAGCAACGGCCCCGAGACATCGAGTTCCTCTACCACGATAACACCGTGTGA
- a CDS encoding lysine-specific histone demethylase 1 has protein sequence MAPRTEFNVEQIRNKARKDLLYLLEGVRGKKNVVLDQSLVGPIGTIVKVAVLQEYGVDKFFILENDNADTSQRNVVFISRGECGRHAEAIAAQIKRIQRESQTGHDFHIFWVPRRTLVSDKLLEEAGVLGDANIAELPLSFFPLEKDVLSLELDGSFRDLYLSKDVTPNFLMAKALMEVQRNHGLFPRVIGKGDNAKRVADLLSRMRQELLAGEDTPEANKIGLTPSTTNESVIIIDREVDFVTPLLTQLTYEGLIDEVFEIHNNQTKVDTTVVGAPAQSSAATSQSRKRTIQLDSGDKLYEQLRDANFAIVGSLLNKVARRLQKVQSDYESKHKTKTIAELKDFVSQLPGYQQEQQSARIHTGLAEEIIKHTRTDQFKGLLEVQQNLAAGADPSSQFDGIEELIARDAPIAQTLRLLCIYSCISGGIRPKEFDQFRRLILEGYGYQHLLTLSNLEKLQLFLSKSSPLAGMIPIPGTNAGPTGSKTNYTYLRKQLRLIVDEVQEDDPNDISYVYSGYAPLSIRLVQCILQKQYLLSVTKGNSANAAGAPAGVGTQGWQGFDEAAKHVRGQTFYEHQKGEDKAVKARALLSGSGNKQTVFVVFVGGITFTEIAALRFIAKQEEGRRNIVICTTSIINGNKMMESAIEKESFAKESVPASTT, from the exons ATGGCTCCCCGGACAGAATTCAACGTCGAGCAGATTCGCAACAAGGCGAGAAAGGATCTGTTGTATCTCCTCGAAGGT GTTCGCGGGAAGAAGAATGTCGTTCTAGATCAAAGCCTAGTCGGGCCGATCGGGACTATAGTCAAGGTTGCCGTCCTTCAAGAATATGGAGTAGATAAGTTCTTCATTCTAGAGAATGATAATGCCGATACCAGCCAGCGCAATGTTGTCTTTATTTCTCGTGGCGAGTGCGGTCGCCATGCTGAAGCCATAGCTG CTCAAATCAAGCGTATCCAGCGCGAAAGCCAAACCGGGCACGACTTTCACATATTCTGGGTCCCTCGCAGAACCCTCGTCTCCGACAAGCTTCTAGAAGAGGCCGGTGTATTAGGCGATGCCAACATTGCGGAATTGCCACTATCGTTCTTCCCTCTGGAGAAGGATGTTCTGTCACTCGAGCTCGACGGCTCATTCCGCGACCTGTATCTATCTAAAGACGTTACACCCAACTTCCTTATGGCCAAAGCCCTTATGGAGGTTCAAAGAAACCATGGCCTATTCCCGCGAGTGATAGGGAAGGGTGATAATGCAAAGCGCGTTGCCGACTTGCTTTCTCGTATGCGCCAGGAGCTTCTTGCTGGTGAAGATACGCCAGAAGCCAACAAGATTGGGTTGACGCCTAGTACAACCAACGAGAGCGTAATTATCATCGATCGCGAAGTTGACTTTGTTACACCCTTGCTCACTCAATTGACATACGAGGGGCTCATTGATGAAGTCTTCGAGATCCACAACAACCAGACCAAAGTCGACACAACAGTTGTCGGCGCACCGGCACAGTCCTCGGCTGCAACTTCACAAAGCAGGAAGCGAACAATCCAGCTGGACTCGGGCGACAAGCTTTACGAGCAATTACGTGACGCCAACTTTGCGATCGTTGGAAGTCTCCTCAACAAAGTTGCGAGGCGGCTGCAGAAGGTGCAAAGCGATTACGAGAGTAAACACAAAACAAAGACTATTGCGGAACTCAAAGACTTTGTCAGTCAATTGCCAGGATACCAACAAGAACAGCAGAGTGCGAGAATACACACAGGCCTCGCGGAGGAGATCATTAAACATACCCGGACAGACCAGTTCAAGGGTCTTTTGGAGGTTCAACAAAATCTCGCTGCTGGGGCTGATCCGTCAAGCCAGTTCGATGGCATCGAAGAATTGATAGCGCGAGATGCTCCTATCGCGCAGACTCTAAGATTACTGTGTATCTACTCGTGCATATCTGGGGGCATAAGACCTAAGGAGTTCGATCAATTCAGGCGCTTGATTCTAGAAGGCTACGGCTACCAGCATCTCCTCACGCTTAGCAACCTAGAGAAACTACAACTCTTTCTGTCCAAGTCGTCGCCCCTGGCTGGCATGATCCCTATCCCAGGCACCAACGCCGGCCCGACAGGAAGCAAGACGAATTATACATATCTTCGCAAGCAGCTTCGGCTCATAGTTGATGAGGTTCAAGAGGACGATCCAAACGACATTTCCTATGTGTACAGTGGTTATGCTCCTCTTTCAATTCGCCTCGTTCAATGCATTCTGCAGAAGCAATATCTGCTTTCGGTGACTAAAGGAAACAGCGCCAACGCAGCGGGAGCGCCCGCAGGCGTTGGCACGCAAGGATGGCAAGGGTTCGACGAAGCTGCCAAACACGTTCGAGGTCAGACGTTTTATGAGCACCAGAAGGGTGAGGATAAGGCTGTCAAAGCCCGGGCATTGCTCTCTGGAAGTGGCAACAAGCAGACTGTCTTTGTTGTGTTCGTCGGCGGCATCACTTTCACCGAGATTGCTGCTCTAAGGTTTATTGcaaagcaagaagaag GACGGAGAAATATTGTGATTTGCACAACGTCGATCATCAATGGaaacaagatgatggaatCGGCGATCGAGAAAGAATCGTTTGCGAAAGAGAGCGTGCCCGCTTCAACGACCTGA
- a CDS encoding lysine-specific histone demethylase 1, with translation MAKALMEVQRNHGLFPRVIGKGDNAKRVADLLSRMRQELLAGEDTPEANKIGLTPSTTNESVIIIDREVDFVTPLLTQLTYEGLIDEVFEIHNNQTKVDTTVVGAPAQSSAATSQSRKRTIQLDSGDKLYEQLRDANFAIVGSLLNKVARRLQKVQSDYESKHKTKTIAELKDFVSQLPGYQQEQQSARIHTGLAEEIIKHTRTDQFKGLLEVQQNLAAGADPSSQFDGIEELIARDAPIAQTLRLLCIYSCISGGIRPKEFDQFRRLILEGYGYQHLLTLSNLEKLQLFLSKSSPLAGMIPIPGTNAGPTGSKTNYTYLRKQLRLIVDEVQEDDPNDISYVYSGYAPLSIRLVQCILQKQYLLSVTKGNSANAAGAPAGVGTQGWQGFDEAAKHVRGQTFYEHQKGEDKAVKARALLSGSGNKQTVFVVFVGGITFTEIAALRFIAKQEEGRRNIVICTTSIINGNKMMESAIEKESFAKESVPASTT, from the exons ATGGCCAAAGCCCTTATGGAGGTTCAAAGAAACCATGGCCTATTCCCGCGAGTGATAGGGAAGGGTGATAATGCAAAGCGCGTTGCCGACTTGCTTTCTCGTATGCGCCAGGAGCTTCTTGCTGGTGAAGATACGCCAGAAGCCAACAAGATTGGGTTGACGCCTAGTACAACCAACGAGAGCGTAATTATCATCGATCGCGAAGTTGACTTTGTTACACCCTTGCTCACTCAATTGACATACGAGGGGCTCATTGATGAAGTCTTCGAGATCCACAACAACCAGACCAAAGTCGACACAACAGTTGTCGGCGCACCGGCACAGTCCTCGGCTGCAACTTCACAAAGCAGGAAGCGAACAATCCAGCTGGACTCGGGCGACAAGCTTTACGAGCAATTACGTGACGCCAACTTTGCGATCGTTGGAAGTCTCCTCAACAAAGTTGCGAGGCGGCTGCAGAAGGTGCAAAGCGATTACGAGAGTAAACACAAAACAAAGACTATTGCGGAACTCAAAGACTTTGTCAGTCAATTGCCAGGATACCAACAAGAACAGCAGAGTGCGAGAATACACACAGGCCTCGCGGAGGAGATCATTAAACATACCCGGACAGACCAGTTCAAGGGTCTTTTGGAGGTTCAACAAAATCTCGCTGCTGGGGCTGATCCGTCAAGCCAGTTCGATGGCATCGAAGAATTGATAGCGCGAGATGCTCCTATCGCGCAGACTCTAAGATTACTGTGTATCTACTCGTGCATATCTGGGGGCATAAGACCTAAGGAGTTCGATCAATTCAGGCGCTTGATTCTAGAAGGCTACGGCTACCAGCATCTCCTCACGCTTAGCAACCTAGAGAAACTACAACTCTTTCTGTCCAAGTCGTCGCCCCTGGCTGGCATGATCCCTATCCCAGGCACCAACGCCGGCCCGACAGGAAGCAAGACGAATTATACATATCTTCGCAAGCAGCTTCGGCTCATAGTTGATGAGGTTCAAGAGGACGATCCAAACGACATTTCCTATGTGTACAGTGGTTATGCTCCTCTTTCAATTCGCCTCGTTCAATGCATTCTGCAGAAGCAATATCTGCTTTCGGTGACTAAAGGAAACAGCGCCAACGCAGCGGGAGCGCCCGCAGGCGTTGGCACGCAAGGATGGCAAGGGTTCGACGAAGCTGCCAAACACGTTCGAGGTCAGACGTTTTATGAGCACCAGAAGGGTGAGGATAAGGCTGTCAAAGCCCGGGCATTGCTCTCTGGAAGTGGCAACAAGCAGACTGTCTTTGTTGTGTTCGTCGGCGGCATCACTTTCACCGAGATTGCTGCTCTAAGGTTTATTGcaaagcaagaagaag GACGGAGAAATATTGTGATTTGCACAACGTCGATCATCAATGGaaacaagatgatggaatCGGCGATCGAGAAAGAATCGTTTGCGAAAGAGAGCGTGCCCGCTTCAACGACCTGA